In the genome of uncultured Methanobrevibacter sp., one region contains:
- the mobB gene encoding molybdopterin-guanine dinucleotide biosynthesis protein B, whose translation MKIVSIVGKKNTGKTSLTVKVIEELTKRGYNVASIKHSHHSIEMDKENTDTWKHKQAGANLVVGVGSTTFFNAKKEHDLNRILFMLKHFDEYDFVIIEGYKKYNYPKIITSPDVKDEYTIAEIDSFNIDENGVSQLADLIEQRGHDIVDTLFANNCGFNNGETIAREIRKGNLSIDNLDDIKSYLSIDGKVVGLNRFVSDFIKQSIVGVINTLNLEDYNVSEIGKIEVVIPNENSPKNPSDAQCSILINGNDLEINAFTKNIVSNSIKGMINAIKTEDNVKAIDIEITNIKDKKLENATIDLKTNGHDVELNAFTQAILKETIFSTVNSLKIDAEINEIKIKVEE comes from the coding sequence ATGAAAATAGTGTCTATAGTTGGTAAGAAAAATACGGGAAAAACCTCACTAACTGTAAAAGTTATAGAAGAATTAACAAAACGGGGCTATAATGTAGCTTCAATCAAGCATTCACACCATTCTATTGAAATGGACAAGGAAAATACCGATACCTGGAAACATAAACAGGCAGGAGCCAATTTGGTTGTAGGTGTTGGATCAACAACTTTTTTTAATGCAAAAAAAGAGCATGACCTAAACAGGATTCTATTCATGTTAAAGCACTTTGATGAGTATGATTTTGTAATAATTGAAGGATACAAAAAATACAATTATCCGAAAATCATCACATCCCCTGATGTAAAAGATGAATATACCATTGCTGAGATAGATTCATTCAATATTGATGAAAATGGAGTCAGTCAACTTGCTGACTTAATAGAACAAAGAGGTCATGATATAGTTGATACATTATTTGCAAATAACTGCGGATTTAACAATGGAGAAACCATTGCCCGTGAAATCAGGAAAGGAAACCTGAGTATTGATAATCTGGATGATATCAAAAGTTATTTGTCAATAGATGGAAAAGTGGTCGGCCTCAACAGATTCGTAAGTGACTTTATCAAACAAAGTATTGTCGGAGTGATAAACACACTGAATCTTGAAGACTATAACGTCAGCGAAATAGGTAAAATAGAAGTTGTAATCCCTAATGAAAACTCCCCTAAAAACCCGTCAGACGCACAATGCAGCATTCTTATCAATGGAAATGATCTTGAAATTAATGCATTTACAAAAAATATCGTTTCAAATTCAATAAAGGGAATGATAAATGCAATCAAAACTGAAGATAACGTGAAGGCAATAGATATTGAAATTACAAATATCAAGGATAAAAAACTGGAAAATGCAACAATTGACCTTAAGACAAATGGTCATGACGTTGAACTGAATGCCTTTACACAGGCCATCCTAAAGGAAACAATATTTTCTACAGTCAATTCCTTGAAAATAGATGCAGAAATTAATGAAATAAAAATTAAAGTGGAAGAATGA
- the moaA gene encoding GTP 3',8-cyclase MoaA: MLENVVKDKYDRPILSLRITISNRCNENCLYCHHDGMVSSKDEMTPDELYKICKIAKRIGVRKIRLSGGDPLVRKDIVEIVEKIASLDFQDISLTTNGVLLGKYAEDLKKAGLDRVNVSLDTLNPETYKKVTSMDYLKEARAGILKAVEVGLYPVKINMVIMKDINQNEIKDMFEFCKEHGIILQLIELIESENCDDDKFSANYHYPLEDLENKLADIADDVRERKFMQGRKKYYLNDGEIEIVRPVDNSKFCANCSRLRITPDGKIKPCLLRNDNLVELISHIRKNESEEKLEEIFLNGINNREPFNTD; the protein is encoded by the coding sequence ATGCTGGAAAACGTAGTTAAAGACAAATATGACAGACCGATTCTTTCACTGAGAATCACTATATCAAACAGATGCAATGAAAACTGTCTGTACTGCCATCATGACGGAATGGTTTCTTCAAAAGATGAAATGACTCCGGACGAATTATATAAGATTTGTAAAATTGCTAAAAGAATTGGAGTTAGAAAAATCAGACTTTCCGGAGGAGATCCTCTGGTGAGAAAGGATATTGTAGAAATCGTTGAAAAAATTGCAAGCCTTGACTTCCAGGACATTTCCCTTACAACAAACGGAGTACTTTTAGGAAAATATGCTGAAGATTTGAAAAAAGCGGGTCTTGACCGTGTCAACGTCAGCCTTGATACATTAAATCCCGAAACCTACAAGAAAGTTACTTCAATGGATTACCTGAAAGAAGCCAGAGCCGGTATCCTGAAGGCCGTTGAAGTCGGACTGTATCCTGTTAAAATCAACATGGTCATCATGAAGGACATTAACCAGAATGAAATAAAGGACATGTTCGAATTCTGTAAAGAGCATGGAATTATCCTTCAGCTGATTGAACTGATTGAAAGTGAAAACTGTGATGATGACAAGTTCAGTGCAAATTACCATTACCCGTTAGAAGATTTAGAAAATAAGTTGGCTGATATAGCTGACGATGTGCGAGAACGTAAGTTTATGCAGGGGCGTAAAAAATATTACTTAAACGATGGAGAAATCGAGATAGTAAGGCCTGTTGATAACTCTAAATTTTGCGCAAATTGCTCCAGATTAAGGATAACACCTGACGGAAAAATAAAACCATGTCTACTTAGAAACGATAATCTGGTTGAACTGATTAGTCATATCAGAAAAAATGAAAGTGAAGAAAAATTGGAAGAAATCTTTTTAAACGGTATCAACAACCGTGAACCGTTTAATACTGATTGA
- a CDS encoding LicD family protein → MLFYILKEKGNLKKAYKMYKASKKINQLDLFDENFYLKNNPDVRDAKGSPLQHYLYHGYKEGRRPGKHFDNNYYLKNNPDVKKSGENPLVHYVLHGKREGRYPVKPMDKENAKEIKRLKRIVRNQNKALDSYNQLFNDLYIFHETTPKGALKDMQDLCLEIMIFLDNICKKYDIEYWLDYGSLLGPVRHGGFLPWDDDFDLGMLKHNFDKLMEVTKKEIKENDLEGYLFIKDMKKYDNTVTGFIQLISQSPELPNMLAAVDILPYEYLKNDENLEKQELKQKISDQIEITQKEFLEKEYFKTNPIEANKKLNEIVGIVDHEDEYIIPSSINLRPGRIRIYKTEEMFPLQNFQFGEHYFLAAKEDRTYLEMSYGEDFMKMPRNIKIHTRIHTLMKKDVDLHQLFVDEIERLRSVNEKFNQY, encoded by the coding sequence ATGTTATTTTATATTTTAAAAGAAAAGGGAAATCTTAAAAAAGCCTATAAAATGTATAAGGCTTCAAAAAAAATTAACCAGTTAGATTTATTTGATGAAAATTTTTATTTAAAAAACAATCCTGATGTCAGGGATGCAAAAGGAAGCCCTCTTCAGCACTATCTCTACCACGGATATAAGGAAGGAAGGCGCCCTGGAAAGCATTTTGACAATAACTATTATTTAAAAAACAATCCTGATGTTAAAAAATCCGGAGAAAATCCTTTAGTTCATTATGTTCTTCACGGTAAAAGGGAAGGAAGATATCCGGTCAAACCGATGGATAAGGAAAATGCCAAGGAAATCAAGCGTCTTAAAAGAATTGTCAGAAATCAGAATAAGGCACTTGACTCCTATAATCAGCTGTTCAATGATTTGTATATTTTCCATGAAACTACTCCTAAAGGTGCCCTAAAGGATATGCAGGATTTATGCCTTGAGATAATGATCTTTTTAGACAATATCTGCAAAAAATATGATATAGAATACTGGCTTGATTACGGAAGTCTTCTAGGGCCTGTCCGCCATGGAGGATTTTTGCCGTGGGATGATGATTTCGATTTGGGAATGCTGAAGCATAACTTTGATAAATTGATGGAAGTTACTAAAAAAGAGATTAAGGAAAATGATTTAGAAGGATATCTCTTTATCAAAGACATGAAAAAATATGATAATACCGTAACTGGTTTCATTCAGCTAATATCTCAAAGTCCAGAACTGCCGAACATGCTGGCAGCTGTTGATATACTTCCTTATGAATATCTGAAAAATGATGAAAACCTTGAAAAACAGGAGTTAAAACAAAAAATATCTGATCAAATTGAAATTACTCAAAAGGAATTTCTCGAAAAGGAATATTTCAAAACAAATCCTATCGAAGCCAATAAAAAGCTCAATGAGATTGTAGGTATTGTTGACCATGAAGATGAATACATTATTCCTTCATCCATCAATCTGCGTCCCGGCAGAATCAGGATATATAAAACTGAAGAAATGTTCCCTCTGCAGAATTTCCAATTCGGCGAGCATTATTTCCTGGCTGCAAAAGAAGATAGGACTTATCTGGAAATGTCCTATGGTGAGGATTTCATGAAAATGCCAAGAAACATCAAGATTCATACAAGAATCCATACTTTAATGAAAAAAGATGTTGATTTGCATCAACTTTTCGTTGATGAAATCGAAAGATTAAGAAGTGTCAATGAAAAATTCAATCAGTATTAA